The Vanessa atalanta chromosome 2, ilVanAtal1.2, whole genome shotgun sequence genome has a segment encoding these proteins:
- the LOC125069878 gene encoding zinc finger protein 501 isoform X2 gives MAVCFEDTDILRMHKCLIHNIEDNSQHTFTRYNCHLCTKHFKMRGSLMVHLRVAHYGFTSNNSSESSDSKDKTEASKNIAIEDKPIAIHRGDGKQWQCEVCRKCFTTKYFLKKHKRLHTGETPYACTQCNKTFTFQQSYHKHLLYHNDEKPHTCSFCGRAFKELSTLHNHQRIHTGEKPFACETCGKCFRQRVSYLVHRRIHTGAMPYKCTACEKSFRYKVSQRTHKCLVQPPGTVVRKVGELVEKLKKKQESDDSNLNNNVTTENLYGNTKFEVSEVNAELVRTGAKLSLEDMESENFTIISEAFSENHTLCSNYPTSGANADSNEKNLEELRSNIDEFIDSVPLNDKSIPSPSEILKNLCLSNDDDFLC, from the exons ATGGCAGTCTGCTTTGAAG ATACTGACATACTACGGATGCACAAGTGCTTAATTCACAACATTGAGGACAATTCTCAACATACATTTACTCGATATAATTGTCACCTATGTACTAAACATTTTAAGATGCGAGGATCTCTGATGGTGCATTTAAGAGTAGCTCATTATGGTTTTACATCTAATAATAGTTCAGAGTCCAGTGATAGTAAGGATAAAACAGAAGCAAGCAAAAACATTGCTATCGAAGATAAACCTATTGCGATTCATAGAGGTGATGGTAAACAATGGCAGTGCGAAGTATGCAGAAAATGCTTTAccacaaaatattttctcaagaAACATAAACGACTTCATACAG gtgAAACTCCTTACGCGTGTACTCAATGCAACAAAACCTTTACTTTTCAGCAATCTTACCACAAACATCTTTTGTATCATAATGATGAAAAACCTCATACATGCAGTTTTTGTGGCCGAGCATTTAAGGAGCTTTCGACTTTACATAACCATCAACGAATTCATACTGGTGAAAAACCTTTTGCGTGTGAGACTTGTG ggaAATGCTTTCGCCAAAGGGTATCATATCTCGTTCATAGACGTATACATACAGGTGCTATGCCCTATAAATGTACAGCCTGTGAAAAAAGTTTTAGGTATAAA gtATCTCAGCGAACTCACAAATGCTTAGTTCAACCACCAGGTACTGTTGTCAGAAAAGTTGGTGAACTCGttgaaaaacttaaaaagaaaCAGGAATCAGACgacagtaatttaaataataacgttaCAACTGAAAATTTATACGGGAATACTAAATTTGAAGTATCAGAAGTTAATGCTGAATTAGTGCGAACTGGAGCGAAATTGTCATTAGAAGATATGGAATCTGAAAACTTCACAATAATATCAGAAGCCTTTAGTGAAAATCATACGCTTTGCTCTAATTACCCGACATCAGGAGCTAACGCCGATTCGaatgaaaaaaatttagaaGAACTGAGATCTAATATAGACGAATTTATTGATTCAGTGCCTTTAAATGATAAAAGTATACCATCCCCATCGGagattttgaaaaatttatgcTTATCTAACGATGATGACTTTTTATGTTga
- the LOC125069878 gene encoding zinc finger protein 724 isoform X1: MSADAATLPCPICLHTGVFDNAQSLKDRLIFVSTNKILCPVCQEEVSGLDKLTIHLFSHVKIISTPGNAEKRISVSSKNKETTSDQQKKMKPISKNKASLSTANIPMKYVKIYPKLPVLALSTMPIVEISPNTDCNVNSSKSLFIPNVKTEATLLQTTNKCNICGLQFVDTDILRMHKCLIHNIEDNSQHTFTRYNCHLCTKHFKMRGSLMVHLRVAHYGFTSNNSSESSDSKDKTEASKNIAIEDKPIAIHRGDGKQWQCEVCRKCFTTKYFLKKHKRLHTGETPYACTQCNKTFTFQQSYHKHLLYHNDEKPHTCSFCGRAFKELSTLHNHQRIHTGEKPFACETCGKCFRQRVSYLVHRRIHTGAMPYKCTACEKSFRYKVSQRTHKCLVQPPGTVVRKVGELVEKLKKKQESDDSNLNNNVTTENLYGNTKFEVSEVNAELVRTGAKLSLEDMESENFTIISEAFSENHTLCSNYPTSGANADSNEKNLEELRSNIDEFIDSVPLNDKSIPSPSEILKNLCLSNDDDFLC, from the exons atgagtgCTGACGCTGCAACCTTACCTTGTCCTATATGTTTACACACGGGAGTTTTTGATAATGCGCAATCTCTTAAAGATCGACTCATATTCGTATCAACTAATAAGATTCTGTGTCCAGTTTGTCAAGAAGAAGTATCGGGATTAGATAAACTCACCATACATTTATTCAGTCATGTGAAGATTATATCTACACCCGGAAACGCGGAGAAAAGAATTTCGGTTTCATCTAAAAATAAGGAAACGACATCAGATCAACAAAAGAAAATGAAACCTATATCCAAAAATAAAGCATCTTTATCAACAGCGAATATACCAATGAAATATGTTAAGATTTATCCGAAGCTCCCAGTTTTAGCTTTAAGCACTATGCCAATTGTTGAAATATCTCCTAATACGGATTGTAATGTTAATAGTAGCAAATCTCTGTTTATACCAAATGTTAAGACAGAAGCTACATTATTACAGACAActaataaatgcaatatttgtGGGTTGCAATTTGTAGATACTGACATACTACGGATGCACAAGTGCTTAATTCACAACATTGAGGACAATTCTCAACATACATTTACTCGATATAATTGTCACCTATGTACTAAACATTTTAAGATGCGAGGATCTCTGATGGTGCATTTAAGAGTAGCTCATTATGGTTTTACATCTAATAATAGTTCAGAGTCCAGTGATAGTAAGGATAAAACAGAAGCAAGCAAAAACATTGCTATCGAAGATAAACCTATTGCGATTCATAGAGGTGATGGTAAACAATGGCAGTGCGAAGTATGCAGAAAATGCTTTAccacaaaatattttctcaagaAACATAAACGACTTCATACAG gtgAAACTCCTTACGCGTGTACTCAATGCAACAAAACCTTTACTTTTCAGCAATCTTACCACAAACATCTTTTGTATCATAATGATGAAAAACCTCATACATGCAGTTTTTGTGGCCGAGCATTTAAGGAGCTTTCGACTTTACATAACCATCAACGAATTCATACTGGTGAAAAACCTTTTGCGTGTGAGACTTGTG ggaAATGCTTTCGCCAAAGGGTATCATATCTCGTTCATAGACGTATACATACAGGTGCTATGCCCTATAAATGTACAGCCTGTGAAAAAAGTTTTAGGTATAAA gtATCTCAGCGAACTCACAAATGCTTAGTTCAACCACCAGGTACTGTTGTCAGAAAAGTTGGTGAACTCGttgaaaaacttaaaaagaaaCAGGAATCAGACgacagtaatttaaataataacgttaCAACTGAAAATTTATACGGGAATACTAAATTTGAAGTATCAGAAGTTAATGCTGAATTAGTGCGAACTGGAGCGAAATTGTCATTAGAAGATATGGAATCTGAAAACTTCACAATAATATCAGAAGCCTTTAGTGAAAATCATACGCTTTGCTCTAATTACCCGACATCAGGAGCTAACGCCGATTCGaatgaaaaaaatttagaaGAACTGAGATCTAATATAGACGAATTTATTGATTCAGTGCCTTTAAATGATAAAAGTATACCATCCCCATCGGagattttgaaaaatttatgcTTATCTAACGATGATGACTTTTTATGTTga